TCGAGCGCCGCCATGCCGGTGTAGTGCATCCCGGTCACCGCGACGGCCATCAGGACGCTCGCGCCGAGGCCGGAGAGGGCTCCCCGCAGGGTGACGGCCGCCCACAGCGCGCCCGTGGCGGCGCACCCGGCGATCAGTACCGAGAGGACGACGAGAGGCGTGTCGTACGCGAACTGGGCGGCCATGCGCATGCCCGCCATCCCGAGATAGTGCATCGAGGCGATGCCGAGACCGGTGATGGTGCCACCCGTGATCAACGCCATGCGGGTCGCGCCCCGGTACCCGACAATGAAGATGCCGATGCCGATCATCACCACGGCCACGGCCAGGCCGGCGAAGGTGAGGGGCTTGTCGTAGGAGATCGGCGTCTCCTGGACGGTGAAGCCCGTCATCGCGACGAAGTGCATGGTCCACACCCCGGAGCCGATGGACAGCGAGCCCAGGGCCAGCCAGCCGACCCGACAGGAGCGTGTGGCGTGAAGGGACCTGGTGGTGCAGCGGAGCCCGAGGGCGGCTCCCAGGGCGGCCATGAGGAACGCCGCGACCGGCGTCACCAGGCCGTAGGCGAAACCGTCGACTGTTCCTTGCATGCGCGTACGCCCTTCGAGAATGCCCGGGGTCGAGGAGGGTCCCCAAGGGGCGAGTCCCGGCAGACGGACAAAAGAAGGCGCATTTTATCGGCCCGGACGCGCGCCGTGCTCCCGCGGTGGTCCCCGGGACCGAAGGTTCCGTTCATTTCGCGGCCATCGCCACCCCGCCGGGTGTTGGCG
This sequence is a window from Streptomyces parvus. Protein-coding genes within it:
- a CDS encoding MHYT domain-containing protein codes for the protein MQGTVDGFAYGLVTPVAAFLMAALGAALGLRCTTRSLHATRSCRVGWLALGSLSIGSGVWTMHFVAMTGFTVQETPISYDKPLTFAGLAVAVVMIGIGIFIVGYRGATRMALITGGTITGLGIASMHYLGMAGMRMAAQFAYDTPLVVLSVLIAGCAATGALWAAVTLRGALSGLGASVLMAVAVTGMHYTGMAALDVHLHLPPTLPSDLSAVLPGDRPVEMIGPMLVGPGCFLLLAAVVLLFDPGAVTGEPGPDPRPGHRAGDHLVPQARRRPPDDPHARGRRPRSTARKDAGRARYR